A stretch of DNA from Mucilaginibacter daejeonensis:
AGCCATGTTTTCCGGTAAACGCGACCTGCGGCTCATGCTTACCAACGGTATGATGTGTTCGCCCTGTTCTTTTACCCATGCTATGGCCACTTGTGTAGGTGTGCAGCCTTTGCGAGCGGCCAACTCCTTCAATACCTCAACTTTTTGCAGGTTATGTATCAGGTTATCACCCTGAAAACGAGAGAAAGCATGACGATGATCATCATCAGCAAGCGGCGCCTTCAGTTCTCCTGTTAATAACCCTTCAGCTGTATTGGCAAAGGCCACCACGGCGATGCCTAATTCTTTTGCCGTGGGCAACAACTCGTTCTCGATCTGCCTGTCGGCCAAGGAGTAACCGATCTCGAGTGCGCTGATCGGGTGTACATCGTTCGCAGTGCGCAACTGTTCTGCAGTGATCTCAGATACGCCGATGTAACGTACTTTTCCTTCCTTCACCAGGTCGGCCACAGTGCCTATGATGTCCTCGATAGGCACGCTACCGTCCATGCGGCTGGGTTGGTAAAGGTCAATGGTATCGACCCCCAAACGGGTGAGTGAGTAATTGATAAAATTCTTGATAGCTACTGGTCTGAGGTCCATACCCAACCACTGGCCGTTATGGAAAATGGCACCGAACTTTACGCTGATGAAAGCATCATCGCGCCTGCCCTTGATCGCTTTACCGATCAGCATCTCGTTATGACCGGCACCGTAAAAATCACCGGTGTTCAGCAGGTCTATCCCACTATCCAATGCCTCGATGATGGTCGCTATGCTTTCTTTCTCGTCGGGCGTGGGTCCACCCCAAATGCTCGACATACGCATACAACCCAAACCGAGCCGCGACACGAGTGGCCCATGGTTACCTAATCTTACTTTTTCAATGTTCTTCATACAACAAATATCTTCACTTCATATCCCTATCACTTGTCTGCACGGCTCGATCGCATTGTCTGTACGGCTCAATGTGGCCACTTTGTCCAACTGTTAACGTTGCTCGAACCAATTGAATAAAATAGCGTTTATATGAACGGTTATGAATAATATCAGAAAAAACCTTTACTACGCTGGGGCGGCCGGGCTGGTGATCACCTTGATAGGTGTCGGCATATCATCATGTGTATCCATCCCGAAAGGCGCCAAAGCTGTGCGGCCTTTCAACAGATCAAAATACCTGGGCAAGTGGTACGAGATTGCCCGCATGGACTTCAAGTTCGAGAAGGGACTACAACAGGTCACTGCCGAGTACTCACTCAAGGACGAGAATGTGATCAAAGTAGTGAACAGGGGCTTTGACCCCAAAAAGCAGGAGTGGAAAGAAAGTGTAGGTAAAGCTAAACTGGTCGGCGATAGTGACGATGCGCGATTGAAGGTATCCTTCTTCGGTCCGTTCTATGCCGGTTACAATGTGATCGAGATCGATCTTGAATACCGTTACGCCATGGTAGCTGGTAACAATACCAAATACTTGTGGCTGCTATCGAGAGAGCCTACCATGCCGAAAGAGGTCATAGACCGTTACCTTGAACAAGCCAAAACATTAGGATTTAAAACAGAAGAACTGGTGTGGACCAAGCAGGATAAGTAAAATATTTACAAGTAAATAAATTTGAAAGCAGCTTACGGTCAGCAACTGCAAAAGAGAACATGCATGACGTGTATTCCTAAAATGTTTTGATCATATCTTAACTAACAAACAATTGTTCGAGTTGGCCAATGGGTTCCATTCAACTATTGTTATCATTGTAAATACTATCTAAATAAGCGAATTTGTCTGCCTCCTACTTACAACCGTCCCAGATCACTAATGAGCACATGGTCATTGCCCTGCATCAGGTGAAGCTTGGTTTTTGGGAGTGGGACCTGGCTACCAACGAATTGAAGTGCACTTTACAGAACAAACTCAACTTCGGTTACAGTGAGAAAGACAGTTTCACTCTGGAAAGTGTAATTGCGGCAATATTACCGGAAGACAGGATGCGGCGTACAGAAGCCCTTGAAAAAGCAATGGACAAGAACTTCGGGGTTTATTCGTTCGATTGCCGGGTTAGGCATGCCGACCAGCGTATACATTGGCTACAGATCAGCGGTACCACCATATTTGATGACGATGTCCCACGCCGGATAATAGGCACCAGCCTCGACATCACTGAAAAGAAGGACCTGGAGATTCTACGCGATGAAGTACTCAACATTGCCAATCACGAACTGAAGACGCCTTTATCAGCCGTTAAAGGTTATTTGCAACTACTACACCGCTTTGTTGCCCGGACAGGAAACGAGCACTATGAGCAGATCGCCTTCAGGGCATTGAACGCTACGGATAAGATCACAAGGCTTTTAAATGATGCGCTGCAACCGGATGCTGTTCAAGCGAATGAGATGGTGCTTCGTAAAGAAGAGGTAGACATGAGGACGCTGGTTGAGGAGGTGATCGCCAATACTATGCTGGTGAATCAGAGCCATCGCATTGACCTTACTGTTGATGGTAACCTCACCAAGATAGAAGGCGACCGTTACCGTTTAGGCCAAGCGCTAACTAACGTGATGAATAATGCCGTTAAGTACTCACCAGACCATGACCAGATAGACGTAGCATTGAAAGCGACCAACGACGACATCAAAGTTACTGTCAGAGACTATGGTATAGGTATACCTGACGGCGAGCGTGACAAGATCTTTAGCAAGTTCTACAGGATCAAGAACGGCTATGACTCCATAACAGGTAGTGGGATCGGCCTGTTCATCACTTCCGAGATCATTGCCCGCCATGGAGGCAAGATCGAGTTCGAGCAGGCAGGGTCAGGAACAGGCACTATATTTAACGTTACACTACCCCGCCGCTAACCATCGGGCAATATTCGCTCACGATCCTGATCAGCTCATCTATATCGAACGGCTTGGCCAAAAAACCATTAGCCCCGGCTTCCATTGCCTTTTGATTGCCATCACTACTGGCCGAAAAGATCACCACTGGAATATGCTGTAGATTAGGTAACTTTTTCAAAAATCTAACCAGCTGATCACCAGTGATCTTAGGCATCCACATATCTAACAGGATGAGGTCGGGCTTAAAAGCCTCTGCTTGTCTGATCAGGCGGGTGCTATCGACCTCAGTGGCCACCTCATAATCGTCCTCTAATATCAACGACGTCAGATCAAGGATGTCCTGGTCGTCGTCGCAGATCAAAATTCTTTTCTTTATCACAATGTAACGTATGGAATAGTAAAATTAAATACCGAACCCTGCCCCTCCTCGCTTTCTACCCAAAGCGTGCCATTATGTTCGGCGATGATCTGGTTAGATACATATAAGCCTATGCCCAAACCCTGGAAACTGAACTGCACATTATCTGACCGGTAAAAGCGCTCGAATATTTTTTTATGGTCCTCTCGCTTAATGCCCACGCCACTATCGGTAACGGCCACTTTGATGAACCCGGCCAAAATATTCAGATGAACACCTATCTCTTTAGCTGATGGCGAATATTTGATCGCGTTGGTGAGCAGGTTGATCATCACCTGTTCGAGTCTGAAAAAGTCAGCCTTTACGGTGCGGCTGGCATCGCCGGTCACCACGATCTCGTGCGTATCGGTGGTCTCGCGTACGGCCTCTACCGAATTGTGCACCACCTCCATAAAGTTGAACTCGGTCAGGTTGAATTTCATTCGCCCCGACTGTATCTTGGATACATCAAGCAGATCGTTGATCAGTGCATCTAACCGATCGATAGACCGGTTGGTGACCGCTAATGAACGCAGATCGGCATCGCTGTTATTCTTCTCTGCCCGTTTGGTCAATATCTGTATGTGCCCTTTTATAGTGGTCAGCGGCGTCTTCATTTCATGACTGGCCACCGTAATAAAATCTTCTTTGCGTTGCTCTACTTCACGCCGATCGGTAAGGTCCTCCATAGCCAATAGTATACGGTCCTTGTATTTACCTTTCAGTTTGATCTGACGGGCGTTAAGCACCAGCAAACGTTTACCGATCTTGGGGAAATGATGCTCGATCTCGAAACCTTCAAAGGGATTATTGTGCGGCAATATATCCTCAAGCACTGCCCGTAATTCCGGAACGTCCCAGGCGCTATCGCTGATCTCATATAGCAATTTGCCCACTACATCCTTAGCTTCGAGCTTAAAGAACTTGCAAAAGTGCTCGTTCACAGATAACACTTTGATCTGATCATCCAGCACCAACAAACTTTCACGAATGGTCTCCACTATACTACCAAGATAATCCTCACTATCCTGGAGCTCTTTGGTGCGGCTAACCACCCTGGTCTCCAGCAACTCCTTTTCGGTCTGTAGTTGCTGCTCTGCATCACGCCTGCGGGTCACATCATTCTGCACGCCAATAAAGTGCGTCACGTTACCCTCTTGGTCTTTTACAGGTGATATCACCAGCTGATTCCAAAATGGGGTACCATCTTTTTTATAATTACGTATCTCAAGGTTACAGTGCTCGCCTTCCTCTATGGTGCGTCGAATGACCTTACGCTGGATCTGATCACGGTCTTTGCCCTGTAGGAACCGGCAATTATGCCCAATGATCTCATCGTGGCGGTAGCCTGTAAGCGTTTCAAAAGCCTTATTACAGTAAATGATCGGATTATCGGGCTGACGATTATCAGTGATCACGATGCCATTAACAGTAGCATCCATTGCAGTAGCAAATAAACGAAGGTCGAGGTCTTGAGAATCTGAAATACTTTTAGGCTTTTCGCTCATAATATAATTTCCGGACACTTATATGTCCAATATATTACAACACAAAGCCCTATAAGTTTAAGTGATGTTATTTTATATTGACCTTAAATATGGGGCTGGAGCACATGATGTCTGTCCGCTTGATCCACCCTCTTTTTAATGCGCATCTGTTCTTGGCAAGGTGAACCAGAAGGTGCTTCCTTCACCGATCCTGCTTTCCACACCGATCTGTCCGCCATGGCCTTTAATGATATTAGCGCAAACGTACAGACCCAGCCCCATACCCGAATATTTCCCGCTTCCCATATCGGCCCGGTAATATCTGTCGAACAAGAATCTCAGCTTTTCTTCGGCAATGCCTTTGCCCTGGTCGGTGATGCTGACCTTGATATTGTTATCCTCTGTCCTGACATCAATGAGTAGCAACTTCGAGTCGCTGGCATACTTCAGGGCGTTGTTGATCAGGTTAACGAGCACCTGCTCGATCTTGCCGGCATCTGCATATACCCAAGCTTCTGAACTTCCGTTGAGTTGAATAGTGCTGCGCTCGTTAGAAAGTTCGACCGTTGCGTCCCTGATCAGTTGCACCATATCGAACAATCTTGCACTGATGGTCAGCTGACCCAACCCGATACTATTGGCATCCAAAAGATCAGCAATGATCTTATTTAGCTTTTTAACGTTCCTAAAGCAGGAGGTCACCAGTTTGCCAAGCGGGCCATCGACAGGCTGGCTTTTCAATACCTCACGTTCAATGAACTGTATATTGGCCGTTAAGCTGGTAAGCGGCGTTTTAAGTTCATGGCTGGCGATATTGATAAAGTCGTCCTTTTGTTGTTGCAGCATCTTTTGATCATTGATGTCGGTACAGGTACCGAACCACTTCACGATCTTGCCATGCTCATCAAAATAGGGAGCCGCACGGCCAAGTACCCAGATGTATTCGCCGGTGTATTTACGCAGGCGATATTCTATTTCGTACGGCGTTCCGGTCTGTAATGAGTGGCGCCAGGTGTTCCATGCCCTTTGTTGATCATCCGGATGGAAAACATTGTTCCAGCCCTCTCCTTCGGTCTCCTCAAAGGTAGTTCCCGTGAGGTCATACCAGCGCTGATTATAATACTCATGCATCCCGTTAGCATCCGTCACCCAAACGATCTGAATAATAGAATCGGCCAGTTGCCTCAAAAATTTTTCACTTTGCCTGATACGTTCATCGGCCATCTCCTGCTCGGTCACATCGATCAGGCTACCAACGAATTCTACAGTAGAACCATCTATTTGCAATGGCACTACCTTCATGGTCACCCACCTCGCCTCACCATGCAGGTCAATGATCCGGTACTTGGATTCATATGAACCTGTCCTGCCTACAGCATCATAAAAAAGTTCGCGTTGATGGCCCACATCCTCAGGATGTATGGCCTTCAAATGCCCTGAACCCAGATTCTCTTCCAAGGTAGTGCCGGTGAAACGCATCCAGGTATCGTTAACATATATACATGATGGGCCAGCGGTACGCCACATCATGAACGGAGAACCATCAGCAAGAGCTTTGAAGTAACGCTCACGGGATCGGAGTAATTTGCTTTCGGTAACATCGGTTATGGAATGAATGATGTACTCCAGTTTTCCGTTAATGACCACCGGGTTATTGACCGTTAGCCAAAATCTCTCAACAAAATCCGTTGAACCCGACAAACGGATCGGATACCGTTGAACTGGCATTTCATGCCGCGCGTGTGTGGCGATCACTTGCGCAAAAGATGCTGTAAGGTTCTTTACACCATCGGCTATCTCATCGCCCGGAGCGTCAGGGAATACTTCAAATATGCCCCTGCCAATTATGTCCTGGCGTTCGGTATCGGTGGCCTCGTTGTAGGCTTCGCTGATCTCGGCAATGGTAAACTTAGGGAAATCAGGCAGCAGGATCAGGTAATTACCAGGCAAATTGTTGATGATCGCCAGTAGCGCGTTAGGATCTTTAACCTGAGTAATGTTCACTTGATCTTTTTTGGAGTAAATGTAAAAGTTAATTCCGGTTCTGAGCTAACTAGGTTCGCTTAGTTGAGCCGGAGCAACCCTTGATATCTCCGATAAGGCAGAGCTCGATCCCAGCGGTCAGAGGTTAGACCAATAAAAAAGGCCGGGTCTACCGGCCTTATCAAGTTACTGTCATTTAGCTCTTTTTAGAAGCCTTTACGCAATTTGGTACTGTTTTACCATTCTTCTTTTTGGTTCCTTGTTTCTTGTATCCTGACCAGCAGGTACTTTTCTTTTGTTTCGTTGCCATAGGTTAATATGTTAGATGTACGGTCTACTTATCAACTTCGATACCATACAACCTTTAGGGTTGATCTGTATGCGAAAAGCCTAAGCCGATGCGTCAAGGATACACCTGATCGTATATTTTTAAATTCATTTGATAATATTTAAACTCCAGAAATAAATATTTACAGCGCTGGCACAATACATGTTATTACTACAGCAATTATTTACTTAAATTTCAACATCATGCCTACTAAAGCAAAAAACAACAAGTCAGATGCATCAAAGGAAATGCGCGACCCAAAAAATTCTAAACAAGAAAAAAGCGCAGCCGCAAAAGAATTAAGCAGCGGTAGCAAAAAGAAACACTAATAAAAAAGGCGGTGATGATCTCACCGCCTTTTTTATTTAAGGTTAGTTGAACTCAGTATCTCTTCAACGAGTCAAACGTTGAGCACGCTTTTGATCTGCCCCGCAAGCCAAGCTGGATCTTCTAACTGTAGCAGGTGACCTATTCCCGATGTCCAAACCACGTCGGTTCCCTCCGGCAAATTAGGTATCGTCTCTTGCTCGGTCATTTGCTGGGTAATAGCCGGGTCGTCTGACGAAACGATGAGGGTGACCGGGACATCAATGATTTTGGCGTGGTCAGCTATAGACCGGTCCATCCCTTCAATGATCCACCATCGCCAGGTCTTCTCGTCCACTACTAATTGCGTTTCTATAGCGGTCTGTGAACGTTCGCCGGTCAATTCGCGCACTGTGCCATTCTGTACGGTGGTAGCGGCCTCATTGCGATCCGGATGTATCAGCATGCGTTGTTTCTCCTTTTCAGGCATACGTTCCACCGTAGGCGGCGACGGCGCCGTTAAAATCAACCGCTTAACTTTTTTGGTGGCATAACGCGACCGATAGGCCACTTCCATCGCGATCTTACCGCCCATGGAATGTCCTACAAGGATGTATTCATCTTTATCCAAATGCTCGTCCAAATAGGCGATCATATGATCGGCCATGGCAGCTACCGAAATTTTAGGCAGCGGCGCAGTGCCACCGAATCCGGGCAGATCGAGGGGCAGGCATTGATAAGCTTCGCCCAACTCATCAATTAACCATTTCCAGCTCTTTGCCGCACCTCCAAAATAATGCAAAAACACCAGGACCGGCTTGGCCGGTCCTGGTGTCATTTGGTCGTTAATATTCATGCTGGCTTAGAAAGCAGATTCAACTGCACCACCGTCTACGCGGTAGTTGCTTCCGTTCACATAGCTGCACAGGTCTGAAGATAGGAATGCGATCACCGCCGCTACTTCTTCAGGCTTACCACGACGGCCCACCGCAATGTGTGGACGCTCGTTAGCCAGGAACCATTTAACAGCCTCGTCGCGATCGGTGCCGCGTTGTTTTGCCAGTTCGTCCATCATGGCATTGGTCATCGGCGACTCTACATAAGCTGGAGACACACAATTGAACAACAATCCCTCTTTTGAATAAGAGCGTGACAAACATTTGCTCAGGTTAATGATACCGGCCTTGCACGCGTTGTACGGGCTCTCTTCTTCATAAGGCTGATAAGCGTTCTCTGAAGCGATCAGCACCACCCGGCCCCAGCCACGTTCCTGCAACTGCGGAATAAAGGCCCTGCACAAACGTACCGCACCCATAAGGTCGGTATTAATGGTATTCATCCAGTCCTCGTCGGTAAGGGTCAGGAAGTCACCTGCAGCGCCTCTGGCACCTGCACAGTTGATCAGGATGTGCGCCCCGCCAAAATGGCTCTTCACCTGATCGGCAAAAGCCATTACGCTTTCGTTGTTATCCAGATCGCATGATAAGGCTAACACCTCAGCATCCGGAAACTCTCCTTTAAGTTTTTCTGCAGCCTCTGATACGCTGTCTTGTTCTTTGTCGGCTAAAACGATAACGGCACCCTCGGCCGCCAGTAGCTGGGCAGTGGCAAAGCCTATGCCCGAGTCACCACCGGTGATCACGGCTACCTTTTTCTGAATGTTGAATTTCATAAGTATAGATTAGATAGCCTATGAACTGCATGAAAGTGAGTTTGTTTGCGTATAAATCCCCAACCTCCTGCATGCATGTATACGTAAAAACAAAATACAACCTATTGCTCTAAGTATTTAACGCACATCAAAATGAATTCGGTGATCTTATTTGGACAGATCCGGGATCTGAAATAAAAGAACAAAGCGAGTGCCCTGCCCCACCGCTGAGGTACCGGATATTAGCACGCCGTTGTTGGTGGCGAAGTCCTTCACCAGGTGCAGCCCCAGCCCTATCCCCTTTTCGTTTCGGGTGCCGTAGGTCGACGTGTGTTCATGTGCTCCTTGTAGCAGTTTTTCCAATTTGTCCTGAGGCATGCCAATGCCGGTATCCTGTATGATGAGTTGGATCGTCTTGCTATCCGTTCGGTATGAAATGGTGATCAGGCCGTGCTCGCGAGTGAACTTGATCGCATTGGAGACCAGGTTATGGATCATGACCCTTACCTGATCGGCGTCGGCCATTATCGGTGGTACATCCTTTTTCTGATGCTCGATGATGATCTGCTTGTAGCGGGCCGCAGCAATGAGCACATCGATCACCTTGTCGGTCTTGGCCAACAGATCGATCCTGACCGGATGATAATTGACCCCACCCATTTGATTAGCTGCCCACAACAAGGTGCTATCGAGCATGTTGGAAGCAGTGTTCACCTGATCAGCAAGGGCGTTCACCACAGGGAAAAGTTCATCCTCGCTGATGTCGCCACTTTTGAACAGGTCAAGCGTATTGGTGATAGCGGCAAAGGGTGCACGAAGGTCATGCCCAATGATGGACAGCAAACGATTGTTGTCGCGGTTGATGGAGCTTAGTTCCTCGTTCTGAACTTCAACGATGCTTTTTTGCTGCAACACGGCCTCATTCTGCTCCTGTAGCAATTGATTGTTCCTGGCGGTACGCTGATGACGGCGGTAGAACATGAAGGCGACCAAGCCCAGTAATGCCAACGCGATCAATATCACCGCAATGATCAGCCGGTCGATCTGTCGCTGCTGAGCCACCAGAGTGATCTGCTTTTGCAGGTTATCATTCTCCATCGACCGTTCCTTATATTGCAGGTTGCTGATCGCTTTTTCTTTGCTGGCGTCGAACAAACTATCGCTGTACAGCTTGTATGCCAACAAGCGCTGGTAGGCTTTATCCCGATCACCCATGGCACGGTACGCCTGGTGTGCTATGTCAAGCGCCTGGGCAGCGTCCCACTTGGTGCCGGTCCTTACGGCGAGCTGAAAGGCCATATCGGCATAAGCTGCAGCATCGCGATAGCGTTTTTGGGCCGCCCTGATCTTGGCCATACCTGTGCCCGCAAAACTGTCCTCCCAATCGCTCCGGTATCTTTTATCATTCAGTACCGCCATGAACTGCGCTTCGGCCTTTAAAAGATCCTTCTTTTTAAAGTAGTATTCACCCAGATGGTTGCGGCCCATGGCGATCAGGCGCTTAACGCCCTTATCCACACTGATCTTGAGCGATCGTTTTACGTAATATATCGCACTATCCAGCCGTTTGAGGTCGGCCTGGGCCATGCTAATGTTCAGCAGGTTGGCAGCCACGCGCTCAGGTCTGTTGTTGGCAATGTTAAGCTGTTCTGCTTTTTTGAAGTAGCCGATGGCGATGTCGGCCTGCTCCTGCGCCAGATCCACCAACCCAATGAGGTTCACCGCATCCGCCACGATGCTCATATCCCTACTGGCCTGACCAGCCTGATACACCCGAAGTGCACCGTCCATAGCTTCGGGGTAGTTGCCTTTATGGTAATTATCCTTGGCACTTTCTAAGATACTTTGCGTATCGGTGCCTGACCGCTGCGGACGCTTGCCCGCAATGCCATCGAACGATACATCGATGACCAGGACAATGATCAAGAATAGTAAGCGAAACCGGAACATTATCACAGATTTAAGACCGATCCTTTAGAAACGGAAGTTATACATCGATCAACAGTGATCACCAAAAAGCTTAATCTATCAGATACGCTCCAATACAGGCTTAGTCACCTGCCCATTCATTGTACGGGCAGGTGCTCAAGTATGTTCTATTTTACTGGCGTTAAGCGATACAGACCCGCGCCATGCTGGGGTAACTTACGGCCGAAGGTGCCTTTGAATACACCCAGATTCTGGCCTGTCCATAGGTCACGTACTTTGAATTTGTTGCCTAATGGCTTTAGGTCGATGTTCACCGTGGCAGTGTCTGACACTTCTTTGTTGCCCTTGTCAACCAACACACCAAAAACGACCGAGCCTTTATCTTTGGTCACGATCCCGGTAGTGCTGAACGAGTCGTAGCCCTCGGGCAGATCATAGACGATGACCGACTCCGCATGGGCGCCTATGCCTTCCACCTTCTTGTTATCGATCATGATGGGTTTATCGTCGCAGGTACGGTTTACCCTTGCTTCGCCCCAGCCCGAGGTGGCCGACACCCACTTAAGCGAGGTGAGTTTCAGATCACCTTTGCGGCCATGCAACACAGGGTCAGCCCAAACGATGTGATCCAGCTCATTGCCATTACCACCGTCCTTAACGAAAAGAACAAGCCTTTTACCGCCCTTGACCGACACATCGATCTTTTGCGAGCCGCCCATGCCAGCGATCACCGGACTGGCGTAGTCGGCGTTCTGCAGGTCCAACCCGTCGCCGTTGCTTTGTGCGTTGAAAAGGGCCACATACTTGTCTTTACTGTTCGGCACGTCGGCCGCCCATATCACCAGATTCTTGTCACGCGACACCTGCCGGTTGTTCGTGCTATGCTGATTCACGTTCAATACGTTTCGGTTGGTCAACAGCTTGGTGGTCAGCGGGTCAAGCTTGGTCATATCGCCACCAAAGATCAGTGGCGAGCGGCCTATGGCCCACAAGCTCATCAGTGTATACTGCTCGTTGGTGGTGAACTTTGTCGGTCTTTTGAATTCGATGATACCCAGCGGCAACATATCGGCATCAGGAAAATGGCCCGGCCCGCGGAACGGGGTCCATACGTCCAAACGTTCGAACATGGCCAGCAATGCGCCCCAGCGGTCCCAAAAATCGTCAGTGATGCGCCACATATTGGCGTGTTCGCTCACGTGCTTGCCCTCTTTGATCGGCGTTGCACCAGGCGAAAGGCTCAGCACGATATGACGTCCCGACCTGTCGATCGCTTTTCTTAACGCTTCTATCTCCGCTTTCTGAACGTCATCATAAGGGCGCGAGATATCATCACATTTGATCAGGTCGACACCCCAGCCGGCATATAGGCCAATGATCGAGTCATAATAAGCTTGCCCTTCGGGCTTGGTGGCGTCAACGCCATACATATCGGGGTTCCAAGCACAGCGCGAATCGGTACGCGCAATGTCCTGTGCTTTTACCTTGGTGCCTAACACCGGCAGGTTCTTCTCCACGGCCTGACGGGGAATGCCACGCATGATATGTATGCCGAACTTCAATCCTTTGGAATGCACATAGTCGGCCAATGGTTTAAAGCCTTTGCCGTTGGCGGCAGAGGGAAACTTTTTTAGTCCAGGAGTAAGACGGCCGTACTCGTCCATGGTCAGCGTTGCCGTGGGGTCGTAAAAGTGACCTTTAGCCTCGGGTTCATACCATTGAATATCAACGGTGAGATACTTGTATCCGCTTGGCAACAGAAATTTTGCCATCGCATCGGCCTGCTCTTTCACCTGTGGTTCGGTGATGGAAGTGCCGAAGCAGTCCCAACTGTTCCAACCCAATATGGGTGTAGCGGCCCATTCTTTAAAATTCGCCTTTACAGCGCGCGGCTGCGCAAAACAATCGAGTGAACAGGCTACGGCAATGCCAAGGAGTATGTATCTTCTCATATAGTTTATTAGGGTTTTCGCGATCAATGGGCTGAGCAAATGGTCAGCTGGCAGGCTCATTGAACCCCTGCCGTTCAAACCTTTGGCAAGAACTTATACAGCAACACACCGTGCGCCG
This window harbors:
- a CDS encoding sensor histidine kinase — its product is MFRFRLLFLIIVLVIDVSFDGIAGKRPQRSGTDTQSILESAKDNYHKGNYPEAMDGALRVYQAGQASRDMSIVADAVNLIGLVDLAQEQADIAIGYFKKAEQLNIANNRPERVAANLLNISMAQADLKRLDSAIYYVKRSLKISVDKGVKRLIAMGRNHLGEYYFKKKDLLKAEAQFMAVLNDKRYRSDWEDSFAGTGMAKIRAAQKRYRDAAAYADMAFQLAVRTGTKWDAAQALDIAHQAYRAMGDRDKAYQRLLAYKLYSDSLFDASKEKAISNLQYKERSMENDNLQKQITLVAQQRQIDRLIIAVILIALALLGLVAFMFYRRHQRTARNNQLLQEQNEAVLQQKSIVEVQNEELSSINRDNNRLLSIIGHDLRAPFAAITNTLDLFKSGDISEDELFPVVNALADQVNTASNMLDSTLLWAANQMGGVNYHPVRIDLLAKTDKVIDVLIAAARYKQIIIEHQKKDVPPIMADADQVRVMIHNLVSNAIKFTREHGLITISYRTDSKTIQLIIQDTGIGMPQDKLEKLLQGAHEHTSTYGTRNEKGIGLGLHLVKDFATNNGVLISGTSAVGQGTRFVLLFQIPDLSK
- a CDS encoding NPCBM/NEW2 domain-containing protein; amino-acid sequence: MRRYILLGIAVACSLDCFAQPRAVKANFKEWAATPILGWNSWDCFGTSITEPQVKEQADAMAKFLLPSGYKYLTVDIQWYEPEAKGHFYDPTATLTMDEYGRLTPGLKKFPSAANGKGFKPLADYVHSKGLKFGIHIMRGIPRQAVEKNLPVLGTKVKAQDIARTDSRCAWNPDMYGVDATKPEGQAYYDSIIGLYAGWGVDLIKCDDISRPYDDVQKAEIEALRKAIDRSGRHIVLSLSPGATPIKEGKHVSEHANMWRITDDFWDRWGALLAMFERLDVWTPFRGPGHFPDADMLPLGIIEFKRPTKFTTNEQYTLMSLWAIGRSPLIFGGDMTKLDPLTTKLLTNRNVLNVNQHSTNNRQVSRDKNLVIWAADVPNSKDKYVALFNAQSNGDGLDLQNADYASPVIAGMGGSQKIDVSVKGGKRLVLFVKDGGNGNELDHIVWADPVLHGRKGDLKLTSLKWVSATSGWGEARVNRTCDDKPIMIDNKKVEGIGAHAESVIVYDLPEGYDSFSTTGIVTKDKGSVVFGVLVDKGNKEVSDTATVNIDLKPLGNKFKVRDLWTGQNLGVFKGTFGRKLPQHGAGLYRLTPVK